A window of Cryptomeria japonica chromosome 3, Sugi_1.0, whole genome shotgun sequence contains these coding sequences:
- the LOC131043902 gene encoding glutaredoxin-C1: MEHYKAHPYDSSEENFYNRSSLQLGGSWALQRIERLASESAVTIFTVSSCCMCHVAKRLLLELGVSPTVYELDHQNGGEEIDKALLRLMGTAQSVPAVFIGGKLVGGLEQLMTCHISGSLVPLLKEAGALWL; the protein is encoded by the coding sequence ATGGAGCATTACAAGGCCCATCCTTACGACTCTTCAGAAGAGAATTTTTACAACAGATCATCGCTTCAGCTGGGAGGCAGTTGGGCGCTGCAGAGAATCGAACGATTGGCCTCTGAGAGCGCAGTGACCATCTTCACCGTAAGCTCGTGCTGTATGTGCCATGTTGCCAAGAGGCTACTGTTAGAGCTGGGCGTAAGTCCTACTGTTTACGAGCTGGACCACCAAAATGGCGGCGAGGAGATAGATAAGGCTCTGCTCAGACTGATGGGTACTGCCCAATCTGTTCCTGCTGTCTTCATAGGCGGAAAGCTCGTGGGGGGCTTAGAACAGCTAATGACTTGTCACATTAGCGGCTCTCTCGTGCCTCTCTTGAAAGAAGCCGGCGCATTATGGCTCTGA